From Oncorhynchus keta strain PuntledgeMale-10-30-2019 unplaced genomic scaffold, Oket_V2 Un_contig_18015_pilon_pilon, whole genome shotgun sequence, one genomic window encodes:
- the LOC127919981 gene encoding proline-rich protein HaeIII subfamily 1-like: MTGSRHKPSPQGKPTQNFTPGEADTKLHPRGSRHKTSPQGKPTQTFTPGEADTKHHPRGSRHKTSPQGKPTQTSPQGKPTQTITPGEADTKLHPRGSRHKTSPQGKPTQTIAPGEADTNHRPRGSRHKTSPQGKPTQTIAPGEADTNHRPRGSRHKPSPQGKPTQNIAPGEADTKHRPRGSRHKTSPQGKPTQNIAPGEADTNHRPRGSRHKPSPQGKPTQTIAPGEADTKHRPYFTCF, from the exons ATGAC GGGAAGCCGACACAAACCTTCACCCCAGGGGAAGCCGACACAAAACTTCACCCCAGGGGAAGCCGACACAAAACTTCACCCCAGGGGAAGCCGACACAAAACTTCACCCCAGGGGAAGCCGACACAAACCTTCACCCCAGGGGAAGCCGACACAAAACATCACCCCAGGGGAAGCCGACACAAAACTTCACCCCAGGGGAAGCCGACACAAACTTCACCCCAGGGGAAGCCGACACAAACCATCACCCCAGGGGAAGCCGACACAAAACTTCACCCCAGGGGAAGCCGACACAAAACATCACCCCAGGGGAAGCCGACACAAACCATCGCCCCAGGGGAAGCCGACACAAACCATCGCCCCAGGGGAAGCCGACACAAAACATCGCCCCAGGGGAAGCCGACACAAACCATCGCCCCAGGGGAAGCCGACACAAACCATCGCCCCAGGGGAAGCCGACACAAACCATCGCCCCAGGGGAAGCCGACACAAAACATCGCCCCAGGGGAAGCCGACACAAAACATCGCCCCAGGGGAAGCCGACACAAAACATCGCCCCAGGGGAAGCCGACACAAAACATCGCCCCAGGGGAAGCCGACACAAACCATCGCCCCAGGGGAAGCCGACACAAACCATCGCCCCAGGGGAAGCCGACACAAACCATCGCCCCAGGGGAAGCCGACacaaaacacagaccttattttacgTGTTTCTAA
- the LOC127919982 gene encoding polycystic kidney disease protein 1-like 3 yields the protein MQSPRGVTGGQPAMQSPRGVTGDQPAMQSPRGVTGDQPAMQSPRGVTGGQPAMQSPRGVTGGQPAMQSPRGVTGGQPAMQSPRGVTGDQPAMQSPRGVTGDQPATQSPRGVTGGQPAMQSPRGVTGGQPAMQSPRGVTGGQPAMQSPRGVTGDQPAMQSPRGVTGGQPAMQSPRGVTGDQPAMQSPRGVTGDQPATQSPRGVTGDQPATQSPRGVTGGQPAMQSPRGVTGGQPAMQSPRGVTGGQPAMQSPRGVTGDQPAMQSPRGVTGGQPATQSPRGVTGDQPATQSPRGVTGDQPATQSPRGVTGDQPATQSPRGP from the exons atgcagtctcctcgtggagtaacaggtggtcagcctgccatgcagtctcctcgtggagtaacaggtgatcagcctgccatgcagtctcctcgtggagtaacag gtgatcagcctgccatgcagtctcctcgtggagtaacaggtggtcagcctgccatgcagtctcctcgtggagtaacaggtggtcagcctgccatgcagtctcctcgtggagtaacag gtggtcagcctgccatgcagtctcctcgtggagtaacaggtgatcagcctgccatgcagtctcctcgtggagtaacaggtgatcagcctgccacgcagtctcctcgtggagtaacaggtggtcagcctgccatgcagtctcctcgtggagtaacaggtggtcagcctgccatgcagtctcctcgtggagtaacaggtggtcagcctgccatgcagtctcctcgtggagtaacag gtgatcagcctgccatgcagtctcctcgtggagtaacaggtggtcagcctgccatgcagtctcctcgtggagtaacaggtgatcagcctgccatgcagtctcctcgtggagtaacaggtgatcagcctgccacgcagtctcctcgtggagtaacaggtgatcagcctgccacgcagtctcctcgtggagtaacaggtggtcagcctgccatgcagtctcctcgtggagtaacag gtggtcagcctgccatgcagtctcctcgtggagtaacaggtggtcagcctgccatgcagtctcctcgtggagtaacag gtgatcagcctgccatgcagtctcctcgtggagtaacag gtggtcagcctgccacgcagtctcctcgtggagtaacaggtgatcagcctgccacgcagtctcctcgtggagtaacaggtgatcagcctgccacgcagtctcctcgtggagtaacaggtgatcagcctgccacgcagtctcctcgtgga CCATAA